In a genomic window of Corallococcus silvisoli:
- a CDS encoding TetR/AcrR family transcriptional regulator gives MSRPQRVLDPEIDEAARAVFLAQGPSAPLQDIAKRLGISQAALLHRVGTKEALMLRALRPMPPTALALLEPGPRPDTSVEDQLLEALLHHRDFLRRLVPWLFVLHYSELGGARALRAKTPPPVALREGLTVWLTRAKRSRRVELAAPKVVAEALCGALEARCFNAHVGGATYAPGEDAAVLRQLIRALIVPSEPPARARKQPKPRTAR, from the coding sequence ATGTCCCGTCCCCAGCGAGTCCTCGACCCGGAGATTGATGAGGCCGCCCGCGCCGTGTTCCTGGCGCAGGGCCCGTCGGCGCCGTTGCAGGACATCGCGAAGCGGCTGGGCATCTCCCAGGCGGCGCTGCTGCACCGGGTGGGCACGAAGGAGGCGCTGATGTTGCGAGCGCTCCGGCCCATGCCCCCCACCGCGCTGGCGCTGCTGGAGCCGGGCCCGCGCCCGGACACCTCCGTGGAGGACCAGCTCCTGGAGGCGCTGCTGCACCACCGGGACTTCCTGCGCCGGCTGGTGCCGTGGCTGTTCGTGCTCCACTACTCGGAGCTGGGCGGAGCGCGGGCCCTCCGGGCGAAGACGCCACCGCCCGTGGCGCTGCGCGAGGGACTGACCGTGTGGCTCACCCGGGCGAAGCGCTCCAGACGGGTGGAACTGGCCGCGCCGAAGGTCGTGGCCGAGGCCCTCTGCGGCGCGCTGGAGGCCCGCTGCTTCAACGCCCACGTGGGCGGCGCCACCTATGCCCCCGGCGAGGACGCGGCCGTCCTGCGCCAGCTCATCCGCGCGCTCATCGTCCCGAGCGAACCCCCGGCCCGCGCCCGGAAGCAGCCGAAGCCAAGGACCGCCCGATGA
- a CDS encoding GMC oxidoreductase, protein MKTSKTVYDAVVVGSGACGGWAAKQLTEAGLRVLVLEAGRSARADQALHVMHRVKQKLLGYRIESDAGRTARQSVQSTSFAWPFHPHAFVDDVDNPYTTPDDAPFAWIRARQVGGRTSVKSHGRQFYRLSDFNFHAGSLDGLSPDWPLSLAELAPSYEIVERWMGLRGNSDGVDTLPDSVFSGPAPLSPGEVRLREKVKARWPQRHVVARRTANAPVTLPAAQKTGRLTLRSHAIASHVLHDPNTGRVTGVSFIDANTGTSEQVHAKVVVVSAGTIESTRLLLHSRNRAFPDGLANSSGLVGRHLMDHMYLQGIEARMGLPSHLQQKEHGWAYIPQFRNVTERDPSFARGYGVQVFTFDDQMHLVPFGEMLPRPENRVTLSATVKDRWGIPAAHIECRHSDNELKMTEDAATSCQEMLEEAGCTVEKINKTLSTPGMAIHEVGTARMGRDPKTSVLNPYNQSWDVPNLYVMDGSCFPSQGPQNPTLTMMALTVRACAHLVGELRAGRI, encoded by the coding sequence ATGAAGACGTCGAAGACCGTCTATGACGCGGTGGTGGTGGGCTCGGGTGCCTGCGGCGGTTGGGCGGCCAAGCAACTCACGGAAGCGGGCCTGCGGGTGCTGGTGCTCGAGGCGGGCCGGAGCGCGCGGGCGGACCAGGCGCTGCACGTGATGCACCGCGTGAAGCAGAAGCTGTTGGGCTACCGCATCGAGTCGGACGCGGGTCGCACGGCGCGTCAGTCCGTGCAGTCGACGAGCTTCGCGTGGCCCTTCCATCCGCACGCCTTCGTGGATGACGTGGACAATCCCTACACCACGCCGGACGACGCGCCGTTCGCGTGGATCCGCGCGCGGCAGGTGGGCGGCCGGACCAGCGTGAAGAGCCACGGCCGCCAGTTCTACCGGCTGTCCGACTTCAACTTCCACGCGGGCAGCCTGGATGGGCTCAGCCCGGACTGGCCGCTGTCGCTGGCGGAGCTGGCGCCATCCTACGAAATCGTCGAGCGGTGGATGGGATTGCGCGGCAACTCGGATGGCGTGGACACGCTGCCGGACTCCGTCTTCTCCGGCCCCGCGCCGCTGTCGCCCGGAGAGGTCCGCCTGCGCGAGAAGGTGAAGGCCCGCTGGCCCCAGCGCCACGTCGTCGCCCGGCGGACCGCGAACGCGCCGGTGACGCTGCCCGCGGCGCAGAAGACGGGCCGGCTGACGCTGCGCTCGCACGCCATCGCCAGCCACGTCCTCCACGACCCGAACACGGGCCGGGTGACGGGCGTGTCCTTCATCGACGCGAACACCGGCACCTCCGAGCAGGTCCACGCGAAGGTGGTGGTCGTGTCCGCGGGCACCATTGAATCCACGCGGTTGCTGTTGCACTCGCGAAACCGGGCGTTCCCGGACGGGCTGGCGAACAGCTCCGGGCTGGTGGGCCGGCACCTGATGGACCACATGTATCTGCAGGGCATCGAGGCGCGCATGGGCCTGCCCTCGCACCTGCAGCAGAAGGAGCACGGCTGGGCGTACATCCCCCAGTTCCGCAACGTCACCGAGCGAGACCCATCCTTCGCGCGCGGCTACGGCGTGCAGGTGTTCACGTTCGATGACCAGATGCACCTGGTGCCCTTCGGGGAGATGCTCCCGCGTCCGGAGAACCGCGTCACGCTGAGCGCCACGGTGAAGGACCGCTGGGGCATCCCCGCGGCGCACATCGAGTGCCGTCACTCCGACAACGAGCTGAAGATGACGGAGGACGCGGCCACCTCGTGCCAGGAGATGCTGGAGGAGGCCGGCTGCACGGTGGAGAAGATCAACAAGACGCTCTCCACGCCGGGCATGGCCATCCACGAGGTGGGCACCGCGCGCATGGGCAGGGACCCCAAGACGTCCGTGCTCAACCCCTACAACCAGAGCTGGGACGTGCCCAACCTCTACGTCATGGACGGCTCCTGCTTCCCGTCACAGGGCCCCCAGAACCCCACCCTGACCATGATGGCCCTCACCGTGCGGGCCTGCGCGCACCTGGTGGGCGAGCTCCGGGCCGGCCGCATCTGA
- a CDS encoding alpha/beta hydrolase, which produces MAGVLRRIRWRRVLGALVLPCVLVALGLAGRAAWRSEQYFHYPRPAAVLPADLASAREVTLRTEDGVELRGWYVPSRNKAAWVLAHGLSQTRMDLLPEARALRDAGYGVLLFDLRAHGQSGGETSTWGDLERRDVRAALEFVRTQPEVDPARVGALGFSIGSAAVAEVAAKDPKVAAVVLLSPFNTLWLAAAYDFRRFGVVTQTGALVPFWRRGIALEEVRTIDAVDRIQPRPLFIVAGTEESGQPLLDELFAHVAPAAQTWRIPGASHGNFAATAPEEYPRRLREFADAALKPVPVAQPVVEVPAAEKKAPAKKPSRRTKTGAR; this is translated from the coding sequence ATGGCCGGTGTGCTGAGGCGGATTCGGTGGAGGCGGGTGCTGGGGGCGTTGGTGTTGCCGTGCGTGCTGGTGGCGTTGGGGCTGGCGGGCCGCGCGGCGTGGCGCTCGGAGCAGTACTTCCACTACCCGAGGCCGGCGGCGGTGCTGCCGGCGGACCTCGCCTCCGCGCGCGAGGTGACGCTGCGCACGGAGGACGGGGTGGAGCTGCGTGGCTGGTACGTGCCGTCGCGGAACAAGGCGGCGTGGGTGCTGGCGCATGGGCTGTCGCAGACGCGCATGGACCTGCTGCCGGAGGCGCGGGCGCTGCGCGACGCGGGGTATGGCGTGCTGCTGTTCGACCTGCGCGCGCATGGGCAGAGCGGGGGCGAGACGTCCACCTGGGGTGACCTGGAGCGCCGGGATGTGCGCGCGGCGCTGGAGTTCGTGCGGACCCAGCCGGAGGTGGACCCCGCGCGGGTGGGGGCGCTGGGGTTCTCCATTGGCTCGGCGGCGGTGGCGGAGGTGGCGGCGAAGGATCCGAAGGTGGCGGCGGTGGTGCTGCTGTCGCCGTTCAACACGCTGTGGCTGGCGGCGGCGTATGACTTCCGGCGCTTCGGCGTGGTGACGCAGACGGGGGCGCTGGTGCCCTTCTGGCGGAGGGGCATCGCGCTGGAGGAGGTGCGCACGATTGACGCGGTGGATCGGATCCAACCCCGGCCCCTGTTCATCGTCGCGGGGACGGAGGAGTCCGGGCAGCCGCTGCTGGATGAGTTGTTCGCGCACGTCGCGCCAGCGGCCCAGACGTGGCGCATCCCGGGGGCGTCCCACGGGAACTTCGCCGCGACGGCGCCGGAGGAGTATCCGCGCAGGCTGAGGGAGTTCGCGGACGCGGCGCTGAAGCCCGTGCCTGTCGCGCAGCCGGTGGTGGAGGTGCCGGCGGCGGAGAAGAAGGCTCCGGCGAAGAAGCCTTCACGGCGGACGAAGACGGGGGCGCGCTGA
- a CDS encoding reverse transcriptase family protein — protein sequence MTAKLESFVPAAPPQAAPEVAPAAPNTASKREARKAAHDVLLTRWKAITDAGGTEEWVRAQLVAKGALADEVDFSSLKEKEKTAWKEKKKAEAVERRALERQAHEAWKATHVNHLGVGIHWREDAGPDKFDLEHREERARQNGLPTLNTAEELAKALGLSVSKLRGFAFHRDVDTGSNYVSWRIPKRTGGERTITSPKPELKEAQRWVLSNVVERLPVHGAAHGFVAGRSILTNALAHQGADVVVKVDLKDFFPTVTWRRVKGLLRKGGLPEGTSTLLALMSTEAPRELLSFRGKTLHVAKGPRALPQGAPTSPGITNALCLRMDKRLSALSRKLGFTYTRYADDLTFSWTKAKAPKARRAQGAPVAVLLARVKDVVEAEGFTVHPDKTRVARKGSRQRVTGLVVNEAKEGTPAARVPRDVVRRLRAAIHNRQKGKPGREGESLEQLKGMAAFLHMTDPVKGRMYLDQLAKLEDATPAPS from the coding sequence ATGACCGCCAAGCTGGAGTCGTTCGTCCCCGCCGCCCCGCCGCAGGCAGCGCCCGAAGTCGCGCCCGCCGCCCCCAACACCGCGTCGAAGCGAGAGGCCCGCAAGGCCGCGCACGACGTCCTGCTCACGCGCTGGAAGGCCATCACCGACGCTGGCGGCACCGAGGAGTGGGTGCGCGCGCAGCTCGTGGCGAAGGGCGCGCTCGCGGACGAGGTCGACTTCTCCTCCCTGAAGGAGAAGGAGAAGACGGCCTGGAAGGAGAAGAAGAAGGCGGAGGCCGTGGAGCGCCGCGCGCTGGAGCGCCAGGCCCACGAGGCGTGGAAGGCCACGCACGTGAACCACCTGGGCGTGGGCATCCACTGGCGCGAGGACGCCGGCCCGGACAAGTTCGACCTGGAGCACCGCGAGGAGCGCGCGCGCCAGAACGGCCTGCCGACGCTGAACACGGCGGAGGAGCTGGCGAAGGCGCTGGGCCTGAGCGTGTCCAAGCTGCGCGGCTTCGCGTTCCACCGCGACGTGGACACGGGCTCCAACTACGTGAGCTGGCGCATCCCCAAGCGCACGGGCGGCGAGCGCACCATCACCTCGCCCAAGCCGGAGCTGAAGGAAGCGCAGCGCTGGGTGCTCTCCAACGTCGTGGAGCGGCTGCCGGTGCACGGCGCGGCGCACGGCTTCGTGGCGGGGCGCTCCATCCTCACCAACGCGCTGGCGCACCAGGGCGCGGACGTGGTGGTGAAGGTGGACCTGAAGGACTTCTTCCCCACCGTGACGTGGCGGCGCGTGAAGGGCCTGCTGCGCAAGGGCGGCCTGCCGGAGGGCACGTCCACGCTGCTGGCGCTGATGTCCACCGAGGCGCCGCGCGAGCTGCTCTCCTTCCGGGGCAAGACGCTGCACGTGGCGAAGGGCCCCCGAGCGCTGCCGCAGGGCGCGCCCACCTCCCCGGGCATCACCAACGCGCTGTGCCTGCGGATGGACAAGCGGCTGTCGGCGCTGTCGCGCAAGCTGGGCTTCACGTACACGCGCTACGCGGACGACCTGACGTTCTCCTGGACGAAGGCGAAGGCACCCAAGGCGCGCCGGGCCCAGGGCGCTCCGGTGGCGGTGCTGCTCGCGCGGGTGAAGGACGTGGTGGAGGCGGAGGGCTTCACGGTGCACCCGGACAAGACGCGCGTGGCCCGCAAGGGCAGCCGTCAGCGCGTGACGGGGCTCGTGGTGAATGAGGCGAAGGAAGGCACGCCCGCCGCGCGAGTCCCCCGCGACGTGGTGCGCCGCCTGCGCGCGGCCATCCACAACCGGCAGAAGGGCAAGCCGGGCCGCGAGGGTGAGTCGCTGGAGCAGCTCAAGGGCATGGCGGCCTTCCTCCACATGACGGACCCCGTGAAGGGCCGCATGTATCTGGACCAGCTCGCGAAGCTCGAAGACGCGACACCCGCTCCGAGTTAG
- a CDS encoding SWIM zinc finger family protein, with product MSTATARHPVALSYTAQSDVVVTPDASRVQLALEGSRGTVGVSGQVKDPTLFRDALAAAFAVLSSDLRYRGRDRTAYLAYLMKQGKRASAQIWEAQKAFLDSALEGEEKKDAVLDPVLTVDPDQVSLEVFSRDESAYARLAFDNSLFDKREAAHGSTFLDVPPELPARLDRLRAYAPVALEAHVAPSAKAAAAEPRAPRTVEVPHAWLRGFLQVQSAATLPATTCSIAPIDLYNLLFALRTRRSKKAPRALRFELVPGAPPRLVLEPWEQVLECHGGAYTGSAPAVVRTFGRQRLAALARLLPHAKSVHVQLLGPGLPVFWVIDLGHATLTLGLTGWTESGWSSAAAFDSLMPRDVPEGLAEALRLRLRKDGPLGFDVLAKDAGAPKDQVRAALQLECLRGRVLFDVARGTYRPRELMPTPVDEAALRYGNEREARAHRLLGDGGPGAGEVKLTQVHDLVGEGMRIQGEVVDREAVRSFFPSFTLDLEGRVKDAGCGCPHFRRSGLREGPCEHMLALRLVYARRRVEEEALRQTPEGRKLIRAETRAYVRRDPATGLEQVYRVSLDGKVVALTWGPRLGDSRHQRLWFDSDTEARTAYFSRLEKLTADGYIDAASTLV from the coding sequence GTGAGCACCGCAACCGCACGTCATCCCGTCGCGCTGAGCTACACGGCGCAGAGCGACGTGGTCGTCACGCCGGACGCCTCGCGCGTGCAGCTGGCCCTGGAGGGGTCGCGCGGCACCGTGGGCGTCAGCGGACAGGTGAAGGACCCCACCCTCTTCCGCGACGCGCTGGCCGCCGCCTTCGCCGTGCTGTCCAGCGACCTGCGCTACCGGGGCCGCGACCGCACCGCGTACCTCGCGTACCTGATGAAGCAGGGCAAGCGCGCCAGCGCCCAAATCTGGGAGGCCCAGAAGGCCTTCCTCGACAGCGCGCTGGAGGGCGAGGAGAAGAAGGACGCGGTGCTGGACCCCGTGCTCACGGTGGATCCGGACCAGGTGTCCCTGGAGGTCTTCTCCCGAGACGAGAGCGCCTACGCGCGCCTGGCCTTCGACAACAGCCTCTTCGACAAGCGCGAGGCCGCGCACGGCTCCACCTTCCTGGACGTCCCGCCGGAGCTGCCCGCCCGGCTGGACCGCCTGCGCGCCTACGCCCCGGTGGCGCTGGAGGCCCACGTCGCCCCGTCCGCGAAGGCGGCCGCCGCGGAGCCCCGCGCGCCGCGCACGGTGGAGGTGCCCCACGCGTGGCTGCGCGGCTTCCTCCAGGTGCAGTCGGCGGCGACGCTGCCGGCGACGACCTGCTCCATCGCGCCCATCGACCTCTACAACCTGCTCTTCGCGCTGCGCACGCGCCGTTCGAAGAAGGCGCCCCGCGCGCTGCGCTTCGAGCTGGTCCCCGGCGCCCCGCCCCGGCTGGTGCTGGAGCCCTGGGAGCAGGTGCTGGAGTGCCACGGCGGCGCGTACACCGGCAGCGCGCCGGCGGTGGTGCGCACCTTCGGGCGTCAGCGCCTCGCCGCGCTCGCGCGCCTGCTGCCCCACGCGAAGAGCGTGCACGTGCAGTTGCTGGGGCCGGGCCTGCCGGTGTTCTGGGTCATCGACCTGGGCCACGCCACGCTGACGCTGGGACTCACGGGCTGGACGGAGAGCGGCTGGTCCAGCGCCGCCGCCTTCGACTCGCTGATGCCGCGCGACGTGCCGGAGGGCCTGGCGGAGGCGCTGCGCCTGCGCCTGCGCAAGGACGGCCCGCTCGGGTTCGACGTGCTGGCGAAGGACGCCGGGGCGCCGAAGGACCAGGTGCGGGCCGCGCTCCAGTTGGAGTGCCTGCGGGGCCGCGTCCTCTTCGACGTGGCGCGCGGCACCTACCGCCCACGCGAGCTGATGCCCACCCCGGTGGACGAGGCCGCGCTGCGCTACGGCAACGAGCGTGAGGCGCGCGCCCACCGCCTGCTGGGCGACGGCGGCCCGGGCGCGGGCGAAGTGAAGCTCACCCAGGTGCACGACCTGGTGGGCGAGGGCATGCGCATCCAGGGCGAGGTGGTGGACCGCGAGGCGGTGCGCAGCTTCTTCCCCAGCTTCACGCTGGACCTGGAGGGCCGCGTGAAGGACGCGGGCTGCGGCTGCCCGCACTTCCGCCGCTCCGGGCTGCGCGAAGGCCCCTGCGAGCACATGCTCGCGCTGCGCCTGGTGTACGCGCGCCGCCGCGTGGAGGAGGAGGCGCTGCGGCAGACGCCGGAGGGCCGCAAGCTCATCCGCGCCGAGACGCGGGCGTACGTGCGCCGCGACCCGGCGACGGGGCTGGAGCAGGTGTACCGCGTCTCGCTGGACGGCAAGGTGGTGGCCCTCACGTGGGGCCCGCGCCTGGGCGATTCGCGCCACCAGCGCCTGTGGTTCGACTCGGACACGGAAGCCCGGACGGCGTACTTCAGCCGTTTGGAGAAATTGACCGCGGACGGCTACATCGACGCGGCCTCGACTCTGGTGTAA